One genomic segment of Amycolatopsis sp. WQ 127309 includes these proteins:
- a CDS encoding 4-hydroxyphenylacetate 3-hydroxylase family protein yields the protein MGGRQVSETTTRPLTGDEYLESIRDGREIWAYGERVDDVTKHPAFRNTARMTARLYDALHDPEKQDVLTTPTDTGSGGFTHRFFRAPRSAQDLIGDRDAIAEWAKMSYGWLGRSPDYKASFLATLGVDPGYYGEFEGNARRWYAEAQEKVLFWNHAIINPPVDRHKAADDVGDVFVHVEEERDDGLVVSGAKVVATGSALTHGNFIAHYGLPVKKREFALVATLPMDSPGLKLICRPSYALQADTTGSPFDYPLSSRLDENDTIFVLDKVKIPWENVFVYGDQAKAATFLSASGFLNRSTFHGVTRLAVKLDFLAGLLLKGVDVTGTKDFRGIQTRIGEVIAWRNMFWGLSDAMALNPDPWKDGAVLPKLDYGMAYRWFMTIGYPRVREIIHQDLGSALIYLNSHASDFQNPELRPYLDKYVRGSSGYDAVERVKLMKLIWDSVGTEFAGRNELYERNFSGNHENVRIEMLTAQQASGQVDGYKGFAEQCLAEYDLDGWTAPDLINPDRL from the coding sequence ATGGGAGGCAGGCAAGTGAGCGAGACGACGACCCGGCCGTTGACCGGGGACGAGTACCTGGAGAGCATCCGCGACGGCCGCGAGATCTGGGCCTACGGCGAGCGCGTCGACGACGTGACCAAGCACCCGGCGTTCCGCAACACCGCCCGGATGACCGCGCGGCTGTACGACGCGCTGCACGACCCGGAGAAGCAGGACGTGCTGACCACGCCGACCGACACCGGCAGCGGCGGGTTCACGCACCGGTTCTTCCGGGCGCCGAGGTCCGCACAGGACCTGATCGGCGACCGGGACGCGATCGCCGAGTGGGCCAAGATGAGCTACGGCTGGCTCGGCCGCAGCCCGGACTACAAGGCGAGCTTCCTCGCCACCCTGGGCGTCGACCCGGGCTACTACGGCGAGTTCGAGGGCAACGCGCGCCGCTGGTACGCCGAGGCGCAGGAGAAGGTCCTCTTCTGGAACCACGCGATCATCAACCCGCCCGTCGACCGGCACAAGGCGGCCGACGACGTCGGGGACGTGTTCGTGCACGTCGAGGAGGAGCGGGACGACGGCCTGGTCGTCAGCGGCGCCAAGGTCGTCGCGACCGGCTCGGCGCTGACGCACGGCAACTTCATCGCTCACTACGGGCTGCCGGTGAAGAAGCGCGAGTTCGCGCTGGTCGCCACGCTGCCGATGGACTCGCCGGGCCTGAAGCTCATCTGCCGGCCGTCCTACGCGCTGCAGGCGGACACGACGGGCAGCCCGTTCGACTACCCGCTGTCGAGCCGGCTCGACGAGAACGACACGATCTTCGTGCTCGACAAGGTGAAGATCCCCTGGGAGAACGTCTTCGTCTACGGCGACCAGGCCAAGGCGGCGACCTTCCTGTCGGCGTCGGGGTTCCTGAACCGCTCGACGTTCCACGGCGTGACGCGGCTGGCCGTGAAGCTGGACTTCCTGGCCGGGCTGCTGCTCAAGGGCGTCGACGTCACCGGCACCAAGGACTTCCGCGGCATCCAGACCCGCATCGGCGAGGTCATCGCGTGGCGGAACATGTTCTGGGGCCTGAGCGACGCGATGGCGCTCAACCCGGACCCGTGGAAGGACGGCGCGGTGCTGCCGAAGCTCGACTACGGCATGGCCTACCGCTGGTTCATGACGATCGGCTACCCGCGCGTGCGGGAGATCATCCACCAGGACCTGGGCAGCGCGCTGATCTACCTGAACTCGCACGCCAGCGACTTCCAGAACCCGGAGCTGCGGCCCTACCTGGACAAGTACGTCCGGGGCTCGTCGGGCTACGACGCCGTGGAGCGGGTCAAGCTGATGAAGCTGATCTGGGACTCCGTCGGCACGGAGTTCGCCGGGCGCAACGAGCTCTACGAGCGGAACTTCTCGGGCAACCACGAGAACGTCCGGATCGAGATGCTCACCGCGCAGCAGGCGTCCGGGCAGGTCGACGGCTACAAGGGCTTCGCCGAGCAGTGCCTGGCCGAGTACGACCTCGACGGCTGGACCGCGCCGGACCTGATCAACCCCGATCGGCTCTGA
- a CDS encoding O-methyltransferase — protein sequence MSEDQWTKIDTYTSNLMVEHDAALDLAAKASAEAGLPEIAVAPNQGKFLHLLARTHGARRILEIGAFGGYSAIWLARALPAGGTLTTLEAEPSFAEVARRNIDNAGLSDVVDLRVGKALETLPELAGGEPFDLVFIDADKANIPEYFGWALKLTRPGSVIVVDNVVLDGLVIEADSPNPAVQGVRRFNQLVADEPRVTATTVQTVGSRGHDGFCLMLVES from the coding sequence ATGAGCGAAGACCAGTGGACGAAAATCGACACCTACACCTCGAACCTGATGGTGGAGCACGACGCCGCCCTGGACCTCGCGGCCAAGGCCAGTGCCGAGGCCGGGCTGCCGGAGATCGCGGTGGCACCCAACCAGGGCAAGTTCCTCCACCTGCTCGCCCGCACCCACGGCGCGCGCCGGATCCTCGAGATCGGCGCGTTCGGCGGCTACAGCGCGATCTGGCTGGCCCGCGCGCTGCCGGCGGGCGGCACGCTGACCACGCTGGAGGCCGAACCGTCCTTCGCCGAGGTCGCGCGGCGCAACATCGACAACGCCGGCCTGTCCGACGTCGTGGACCTGCGCGTCGGCAAGGCGCTCGAGACCCTGCCGGAGCTGGCGGGCGGCGAGCCATTCGACCTCGTGTTCATCGACGCCGACAAGGCGAACATCCCGGAGTACTTCGGCTGGGCCCTGAAGCTGACCCGCCCGGGCAGCGTCATCGTCGTGGACAACGTGGTGCTCGACGGGCTCGTCATCGAGGCCGACAGCCCCAACCCGGCGGTGCAGGGCGTGCGCCGGTTCAACCAGCTGGTGGCCGACGAACCGCGCGTCACCGCGACGACCGTGCAGACCGTCGGCAGCCGCGGCCACGACGGGTTCTGCCTGATGCTCGTCGAAAGCTGA
- a CDS encoding VOC family protein, which yields MSENAVATLESPPLAPLRAAAFHHLGIQTADLDNCVSWYQEFFGCKENWNLDEFSELTTSRLPGIVKLVELRAGGTRFHLFERAGEGNEPPEPGNAQFQHVCMEVGSPAEMSAWQRHWTRLYESGRFHFTRAEPATEIVTDDDGVQSFYAFDVNGLEYEFTWIPEAAS from the coding sequence ATGTCCGAGAACGCCGTGGCGACCCTCGAGTCGCCCCCCCTTGCCCCGCTCCGCGCGGCCGCGTTCCACCACCTGGGGATCCAGACCGCCGATCTCGACAACTGCGTCTCCTGGTACCAGGAGTTCTTCGGCTGCAAGGAGAACTGGAACCTCGACGAGTTCTCCGAACTGACCACCAGCCGGCTGCCGGGCATCGTCAAGCTCGTCGAGCTGCGGGCCGGCGGTACCCGGTTCCACCTCTTCGAACGCGCGGGCGAAGGCAATGAACCGCCCGAGCCCGGCAACGCGCAATTCCAGCACGTCTGCATGGAGGTCGGCTCGCCGGCGGAAATGTCCGCGTGGCAGCGGCACTGGACCCGGTTGTACGAATCCGGCCGATTCCATTTCACGCGTGCCGAACCGGCGACGGAGATCGTCACCGACGACGACGGCGTGCAGAGTTTCTACGCATTCGACGTGAACGGCCTCGAATACGAGTTCACCTGGATTCCGGAGGCCGCGTCATGA
- a CDS encoding LLM class flavin-dependent oxidoreductase — protein sequence MRHGIVLLPEQRWSAARDRWRRAEELGFDHAWTYDHLMWRWLRDETWFGCLPTLTAAAGVTSKMRLGSLVATPTFRHPVPFAKELMTLDDISGGRLICGVGSGAGGYDESVFGAGQEGSRAGRFAEFLELTDLLLRQPVTSYEGQYYRCEGARMVPGCVQRPRLPFAVAATGPKAMGLAARHAGTWITAGAPGRFDARRWDLVVPELKDQLRAFEDACAAAGRDPASAGKLLVTGATVGGVLDSAQSFRDASGTFADLGFTDLVVHWPRPSEPYQGDERVLDELDLA from the coding sequence GTGCGCCACGGCATCGTGTTGCTGCCCGAGCAGCGCTGGTCCGCCGCGCGGGACCGCTGGCGCCGCGCCGAAGAGCTCGGGTTCGACCACGCCTGGACCTACGACCACCTGATGTGGCGCTGGCTGCGCGACGAGACCTGGTTCGGCTGCCTGCCGACGCTCACCGCCGCGGCCGGGGTGACGTCGAAGATGCGGCTCGGCTCGCTCGTCGCGACCCCGACGTTCCGCCACCCGGTGCCCTTCGCCAAGGAGCTGATGACGCTCGACGACATCTCCGGCGGGCGGCTGATCTGCGGCGTCGGCTCCGGGGCCGGTGGCTACGACGAGAGCGTCTTCGGCGCCGGACAAGAAGGCAGCCGCGCCGGGCGGTTCGCGGAGTTCCTCGAGCTGACGGACCTGCTGCTGCGCCAGCCGGTGACGTCGTACGAGGGCCAGTACTACCGCTGCGAAGGCGCCCGGATGGTCCCGGGCTGTGTGCAGCGCCCGCGGCTGCCGTTCGCGGTCGCCGCGACCGGCCCGAAGGCGATGGGCCTGGCCGCGCGGCACGCCGGAACGTGGATCACCGCGGGCGCGCCGGGCCGGTTCGACGCGCGGCGCTGGGACCTGGTCGTGCCGGAGCTGAAGGACCAGCTCCGGGCGTTCGAAGACGCCTGTGCCGCGGCGGGCCGCGACCCGGCGTCGGCGGGGAAGCTGCTGGTGACAGGGGCGACCGTCGGCGGCGTGCTGGATTCGGCGCAGTCCTTCCGGGACGCCTCGGGCACCTTCGCCGACCTCGGCTTCACCGACCTGGTCGTGCACTGGCCCCGGCCGTCCGAGCCCTACCAAGGGGACGAGCGGGTCCTCGACGAGCTGGACCTGGCCTGA